From one Solanum stenotomum isolate F172 chromosome 12, ASM1918654v1, whole genome shotgun sequence genomic stretch:
- the LOC125849552 gene encoding peroxidase 49-like isoform X6: MARSTSFFIFITLLSFAPICFSFKSNNDNLYPQYYYKSCPQALEIVKSVVAKAVAKEARMAASLLRLHFHDCFVKGCDASLLLDSSNGIVTEKGSNPNKNSARGFEVLDEIKSALEKECPQTVSCADILALAADSTVLSGGPNWEVPLGRRDSRSASLSGSNNNIPAPNNTFDSILSKFKRQGLDLVDLVALSGNHTIGNSRCTSFRQRLYNQSGNNKPDSTLDESYAAQLRNRCPKSGGDQNLFFLDFVSPTKFDNSYFKLLLASKGLLNSDQVLTTKSEESLALVKQYAENNALFFDHFAKSMVKMGNISPLTGSSGEIRKTCRKINSS, translated from the exons ATGGCTCGGTCCACGAGCTTCTTCATTTTCATTACTCTGCTTTCTTTTGCACcaatttgtttctcttttaaGAGTAACAATGATAACCTATACCCGCAATACTATTATAAGTCATGCCCACAAGCGCTAGAAATTGTCAAGTCTGTAGTTGCCAAGGCTGTTGCCAAAGAAGCCCGAATGGCTGCTTCTCTGTTGAGGCTCCATTTCCACGACTGTTTTGTCAAg GGATGTGATGCATCTTTGCTTCTGGATAGTAGCAATGGTATTGTGACAGAAAAAGGATCAAACCCCAACAAGAATTCAGCTCGTGGATTCGAAGTCCTTGACGAGATTAAATCTGCACTGGAGAAGGAATGTCCTCAAACTGTTTCTTGCGCTGATATCTTGGCACTTGCTGCNGATTCTACTGTATTG TCTGGTGGACCGAACTGGGAGGTTCCACTGGGAAGAAGAGACTCCAGAAGCGCCAGTCTAAGTGGCTCCAACAACAATATTCCTGCTCCAAACAACACATTTGATTCCATTCTCTCGAAGTTCAAGAGACAAGGACTTGATCTTGTTGACCTTGTAGCTTTGTCCGGCAA CCACACAATTGGAAATTCAAGATGTACCAGCTTCAGACAAAGGCTCTACAACCAGTCAGGAAATAATAAACCAGATTCAACTCTGGATGAATCTTATGCTGCCCAATTGCGCAATAGATGCCCAAAATCTGGTGGTGACCAAAACTTATTCTTCTTGGACTTTGTTTCCCCAACAAAATTTGATAACAGCTACTTCAAGCTCTTGTTGGCTTCAAAGGGTCTGTTGAACTCTGATCAAGTTCTTACTACTAAGAGTGAAGAATCATTAGCCTTGGTGAAGCAATATGCAGAGAACAATGCACTTTTCTTCGACCACTTCGCCAAGTCTATGGTTAAGATGGGAAACATTTCTCCCTTGACAGGTTCCAGTGGGGAAATCAGGAAGACTTGCAGGAAGATCAACTCGTCTTAA
- the LOC125849552 gene encoding peroxidase 49-like isoform X3 — protein sequence MARSMSFFIFITLLSFAPICFSFKSNNDNLYPQYYHKSCPQALEIVKSVVAKAVAKEARMAASLLRLHFHDCFVKGCDASLLLDSSNGIVTEKGSNPNKNSARGFEVLDEIKSALEKECPQTVSCADILALAARDSTVLAGGPNWEVPLGRRDSRSASLSGSNNNIPAPNNTFDSILSKFKRQGLDLVDLVALSGSHTIGNSRCTSFRQRLYNQSGNNKPDSTLDESYAAQLRNRCPKSGGDQNLFFLDFVSPTKFDNSYFKLLLASKGLLNSDQVLTTKSEESLALVKQYAENNALFFDHFAKSMVKMGNISPLTGSSGEIRKTCRKINSS from the exons ATGGCTCGGTCCATGAGCTTCTTCATTTTCATTACTCTGCTTTCTTTTGCACcaatttgtttctcttttaaGAGTAACAATGATAACCTATACCCGCAATACTATCATAAGTCATGCCCACAAGCGCTAGAAATTGTCAAGTCTGTAGTTGCCAAGGCTGTTGCCAAAGAAGCCCGAATGGCTGCTTCTCTGTTGAGGCTCCATTTCCACGACTGTTTTGTCAAG GGATGTGATGCATCTTTGCTTCTGGATAGTAGCAATGGTATTGTGACAGAAAAAGGATCAAACCCCAACAAGAATTCAGCTCGTGGATTCGAAGTCCTTGATGAGATTAAATCTGCACTGGAGAAGGAATGTCCTCAAACTGTTTCTTGCGCTGATATATTGGCACTTGCTGCAAGGGATTCTACTGTATTG GCTGGTGGACCGAACTGGGAGGTTCCATTGGGAAGAAGAGACTCCAGAAGCGCCAGTCTAAGTGGCTCCAACAACAATATTCCTGCTCCAAACAACACATTTGATTCCATTCTCTCAAAGTTCAAGAGACAAGGACTTGATCTTGTTGACCTTGTAGCTTTGTCCG GGAGCCACACAATTGGAAATTCAAGATGTACCAGCTTCAGACAAAGGCTCTACAACCAGTCAGGAAATAATAAACCAGATTCAACTCTGGATGAATCTTATGCTGCCCAATTGCGCAATAGATGCCCAAAATCTGGTGGTGACCAAAACTTATTCTTCTTGGACTTTGTTTCCCCAACAAAATTTGATAACAGCTACTTCAAGCTCTTGTTGGCTTCAAAGGGTCTGTTGAACTCTGATCAAGTTCTTACTACTAAGAGTGAAGAATCATTAGCCTTGGTGAAGCAATATGCAGAGAACAATGCACTTTTCTTCGACCACTTCGCCAAGTCTATGGTTAAGATGGGAAACATTTCTCCCTTGACAGGTTCCAGTGGGGAAATCAGGAAGACTTGCAGGAAGATCAACTCGTCTTAA
- the LOC125849552 gene encoding peroxidase 49-like isoform X1: MARSMSFFIFITLLSFAPICFSFKSNNDNLYPQYYHKSCPQALEIVKSVVAKAVAKEARMAASLLRLHFHDCFVKGCDASLLLDSSNGIVTEKGSNPNKNSARGFEVLDEIKSALEKECPQTVSCADILALAARDSTVLAGGPNWEVPLGRRDSRSASLSGSNNNIPAPNNTFDSILSKFKRQGLDLVDLVALSGSHTIGNSRCTSFRQRLYNQSGNNKPDSTLDQSYAAQLRNRCPKSGGDQNLFFLDFVSPTKFDNSYFKLLLASKGLLNSDQVLTTKSEESLALVKQYAENNALFFDHFAKSMVKMGNISPLTGSSGEIRKTCRKINSS; the protein is encoded by the exons ATGGCTCGGTCCATGAGCTTCTTCATTTTCATTACTCTGCTTTCTTTTGCACcaatttgtttctcttttaaGAGTAACAATGATAACCTATACCCGCAATACTATCATAAGTCATGCCCACAAGCGCTAGAAATTGTCAAGTCTGTAGTTGCCAAGGCTGTTGCCAAAGAAGCCCGAATGGCTGCTTCTCTGTTGAGGCTCCATTTCCACGACTGTTTTGTCAAG GGATGTGATGCATCTTTGCTTCTGGATAGTAGCAATGGTATTGTGACAGAAAAAGGATCAAACCCCAACAAGAATTCAGCTCGTGGATTCGAAGTCCTTGATGAGATTAAATCTGCACTGGAGAAGGAATGTCCTCAAACTGTTTCTTGCGCTGATATATTGGCACTTGCTGCAAGGGATTCTACTGTATTG GCTGGTGGACCGAACTGGGAGGTTCCATTGGGAAGAAGAGACTCCAGAAGCGCCAGTCTAAGTGGCTCCAACAACAATATTCCTGCTCCAAACAACACATTTGATTCCATTCTCTCAAAGTTCAAGAGACAAGGACTTGATCTTGTTGACCTTGTAGCTTTGTCCG GGAGCCACACAATTGGAAATTCAAGATGTACCAGCTTCAGACAAAGGCTCTACAACCAGTCAGGAAATAATAAACCAGACTCAACTCTGGATCAATCTTATGCTGCCCAATTGCGCAATAGATGCCCAAAATCTGGTGGTGACCAGAACTTATTCTTCTTGGACTTTGTTTCTCCTACAAAATTTGATAACAGCTACTTCAAGCTCTTGTTGGCTTCAAAGGGTCTGCTGAATTCTGACCAAGTTCTTACTACTAAGAGTGAAGAATCATTAGCCTTGGTGAAGCAATATGCAGAGAACAATGCACTTTTCTTCGACCACTTCGCCAAGTCTATGGTTAAGATGGGAAACATTTCTCCCTTGACAG
- the LOC125847443 gene encoding uncharacterized protein LOC125847443 codes for MANGSAPEETSTEMELQLKLYFQSFRIGLVGKSKLGFVDGRFPKSMFEPILFDQWEKCNVVVLSWIMNVVQPGLLSSVVYASDAQKVCLDLRGRFDTVNGSRIFHLLREIHTLVQGTMSIADYHSRLRDLWDEYDVFMPCPSCPCPKSKKFGKHCDYQRLLQFLMGLNESYSSPRSQILMMSPMPTLNKAYALIIDQESQRNLVSSASNSSGVIEGASMYTHTHRSNTYSGGAGTSKNSFPSGAGGSYSGGSGGGYSSGANFKSKRKPNVYVNQATVSEECGNDLCQSGVGAGSTSGAFFTSDQYQQILHLLTKFRGNKVGESSANIVTVANADLSTGQVKGIGKEEHGLYTLHEESSHKSSSQKLVHTTSVSHVSDQSVSSDVCHRRLGHASIDVMRHESLKSLNFTDCSYCTVCPVAKQSKLPFPLSVHNTTVVFELIHCDLWGPYKVPTHNGKKSDNGCEFLSTEFQTLLSNMGILHQITCVYTPQQNGVTERKHRTILDMARALRFQASIPLRFWGECVLTAVYILNRIPTKLLGYKSSFEKLYRDPPALSHLKVFGCLCYAASPQKPDKFSARVVPAVFMGYSSTQKGYILYDIHAKMFSVNRHVVF; via the exons ATGGCGAATGGAAGTGCACCTGAAGAGACAAGCACTGAAATGGAACTTCAACTCAAGCTGTATTTCCA GTCTTTTAGGATTGGATTGGTAGGGAAAAGCAAGCTAGGCTTTGTAGATGGACGATTTCCTAAGTCCATGTTTGAACCAATTCTGTTTGATCAGTGGGAAAAATGCAATGTTGTAGTATTAAGCTGGATTATGAATGTTGTACAACCAGGACTCTTAAGCTCTGTAGTGTATGCTTCAGATGCACAAAAAGTGTGTCTAGATCTGAGAGGGAGGTTTGATACAGTAAATGGATCTAGGATTTTTCATTTGCTTAGAGAGATTCACACACTGGTGCAGGGAACTATGTCTATTGCTGACTATCATTCTAGGCTAAGAGATCTGTGGGACGAGTACGATGTTTTTATGCCTTGTCCTAGTTGTCCATGTCCAAAGTCAAAGAAATTTGGTAAACACTGTGACTATCAAAGGCTCTTACAGTTCCTTATGGGACTAAATGAGTCCTACTCAAGTCCTAGAAGCCAGATTCTCATGATGAGTCCAATGCCAACACTTAACAAGGCTTATGCCCTTATTATTGACCAAGAGAGTCAGAGAAATCTAGTTAGTTCTGCTTCTAATAGCTCAGGGGTGATAGAAGGAGCATCAATGTATACTCATACTCATAGAAGCAATACCTACAGTGGTGGAGCAGGTACATCTAAAAACTCCTTTCCAAGTGGAGCAGGTGGTTCATACTCAGGAGGATCTGGTGGTGGATATAGCAGTGGTGCTA ATTTCAAATCTAAAAGGAAGCCAAATGTGTATGTTAATCAAGCTACTGTTTCAGAAGAGTGTGGAAATGACTTATGTCAATCAGGAGTTGGTGCAGGATCAACTAGTGGTGCATTCTTCACTTCAGATCAATATCAGCAAATATTACACCTACTCACAAAGTTTAGAGGAAACAAGGTAGGAGAGTCTTCTGCAAACATTGTCACTGTTGCAAATGCAG ACCTCTCCACTGGTCAGGTGAAGGGGATTGGTAAAGAAGAGCATGGACTCTACACCCTTCATGAAGAATCAAGTCACAAGTCTAGTTCACAGAAGTTAGTTCACACTACTAGTGTATCTCATGTATCTGATCAGTCTGTTTCTAGTGATGTTTGTCATAGGAGATTAGGACATGCTTCTATTGATGTAATGAGGCATGAGTCTCTCAAATCCCTAAACTTCACAGATTGTTCTTATTGCACTGTGTGCCCTGTAGCTAAACAATCTAAACTTCCATTCCCTTTAAGTGTTCATAACACTACTGTTGTATTTGAATTGATTCATTGTGATCTGTGGGGACCTTATAAAGTTCCTACTCACAATGGAAAGAA GTCTGATAATGGTTGTGAGTTCCTCAGCACTGAGTTTCAAACTCTATTGAGTAACATGGGCATTCTACATCAGATTACTTGTGTGTATACCCCACAGCAAAATGGGGTTACTGAAAGAAAGCACAGAACCATTCTTGATATGGCCAGAGCTTTAAGATTTCAAGCCTCTATCCCTTTGAGATTCTGGGGGGAGTGTGTTCTCACTGctgtttatattttaaacaGAATCCCTACAAAATTACTAGGCTACAAATCCTCCTTTGAAAAATTGTACAGGGATCCTCCAGCCTTGTCTCATCTCAAGGTGTTTGGTTGTTTGTGTTATGCTGCAAGTCCTCAGAAACCTGATAAGTTTTCTGCAAGAGTTGTTCCTGCTGTGTTTATGGGATACTCCTCCACACAAAAGGGCTATATTCTTTATGATATTCATGCCAAAATGTTCTCTGTAAATAGGCATGTGGTGTTTTAA
- the LOC125849551 gene encoding peroxidase 72-like, translating into MAQSTSFFVLVALLAFAPICFSFKSDNDNLYPQYYYKSCPQAQEIVKSVVAKAVAKEARMAASLLRLHFHDCFVKGCDASLLLDSRGSIVTEKRSNPNRNSARGFDVIDDIKSALEKECPQTVSCADILALAARDSTVLAGGPNWEVPLGRRDSRSASLSGSNNDIPAPNNTFNTILTKFKRQGLDLVDLVALSGSHTIGNSRCVSFRQRLYNQSGNSKPDTTLDESYAAQLRNRCPKSGGDQNLFFLDFISPTKFDNSYFKLLLASKGLLNSDQVLTTKSEESLALVKQYAENNALFFDHFAKSMVKMGNISPLTGSSGEIRKTCRKINSS; encoded by the exons ATGGCACAGTCTACAAGCTTCTTCGTTCTCGTAGCTCTCCTTGCTTTTGCACcaatttgtttctcttttaaGAGTGACAATGATAACCTATACCCGCAATACTATTACAAATCATGCCCACAAGCACAAGAAATTGTCAAGTCTGTTGTTGCCAAGGCTGTTGCCAAAGAAGCCCGAATGGCTGCTTCGTTGCTGAGGCTCCATTTCCATGACTGCTTTGTCAAG GGGTGTGACGCGTCTTTGCTTCTGGACAGCAGGGGAAGCATAGTAACTGAAAAGAGATCAAACCCCAACAGGAACTCAGCTCGTGGATTTGATGTCATTGATGATATTAAATCTGCACTTGAGAAAGAATGCCCACAAACTGTCTCTTGTGCTGATATCTTGGCACTTGCTGCAAGGGACTCCACTGTTTTG gcTGGTGGACCAAACTGGGAGGTTCCATTGGGAAGAAGAGACTCCAGAAGTGCCAGTTTAAGTGGCTCCAACAATGACATTCCTGCTCCAAACAACACATTCAACACCATTCTCACTAAATTCAAGAGGCAGGGGCTTGATCTTGTTGACCTTGTCGCGTTATCTG GGAGCCACACAATTGGAAATTCAAGATGTGTCAGCTTCAGGCAAAGGCTCTACAACCAGTCAGGAAACAGTAAACCAGACACTACTCTGGATGAATCATATGCTGCCCAATTGCGCAATAGATGCCCAAAATCTGGTGGTGACCAAAACTTATTCTTCTTGGACTTTATTTCCCCAACAAAATTTGATAACAGCTACTTCAAGCTCTTGTTGGCTTCAAAGGGTCTGTTGAACTCTGATCAAGTTCTTACTACTAAGAGTGAAGAATCATTAGCGTTGGTGAAGCAATATGCAGAGAACAATGCCCTTTTCTTCGACCACTTCGCCAAGTCTATGGTTAAGATGGGAAACATTTCTCCCTTGACAGGTTCCAGTGGAGAAATCAGGAAGACATGCAGGAAGATCAACTCGTCTTAA
- the LOC125849546 gene encoding uncharacterized protein LOC125849546 → MRSLKKCSGEDVAYHLLITVVAAVLLQAIGAFSVATPNTGCYALDNSSHIHDFSSWIGQPFEYEGKGKDADLVVRFCKDVESRSQAGYVDYGRFDKINYFRAGSGHVSFVQEYFNGDLMNCEQSYDKMGRTAKVNIICGNCPHGQCKGGLGCICNVEYESACRTVVELAVPCEKPGLRVFEGFTVGFHPRSWEIVYNGLTQLGYEKAHKEFSFNTAQTRVALYMTAIASVSGSVQKPLVKVSPELGLKVTLSGSAATGGSPTTLSPTSLLIDWRCDVARDNPYEVEVTIPIENYDPVQFTLTKMCEYQQSDGGGATGGWAIFGVLSCIVLVASTLFCCGGFIYKTRVYNQRGLDALPGVTLLSACLETVSGVGHGYSRPDDVNNPFANQASWERQPASTQATGRTSEVRYGSI, encoded by the exons CTGTATTGTTGCAAGCAATCGGAGCTTTTTCAGTTGCCACACCAAATACTGGTTGCTATGCTCTGGACAACTCCAGCCACATTCATGATTTT AGTAGTTGGATTGGACAACCATTTGAGTATGAGGGGAAGGGGAAG GATGCTGACTTGGTGGTTCGATTTTGCAAAGATGTTGAGTCTAGATCGCAAGCG GGATATGTGGACTATGGCAGATTTGATAAAATCAACTATTTTCGTGCTGGGTCAGGACATGTCAGCTTTGTTCAG GAATATTTCAATGGGGACCTGATGAATTGTGAGCAAAGTTATGATAAGATGGGCCGAACAGCTAAG GTTAATATCATATGTGGAAACTGTCCTCATGGACAATGCAAAG GTGGACTTGGATGCATCTGCAATGTTGAATATGAGTCTGCTTGTAG AACTGTCGTCGAACTTGCCGTTCCATGTGAGAAACCAGGTCTGCGGGTCTTTGAAGGTTTCACTGTTGGTTTTCATCCACGGTCATGGGAAATT GTTTACAATGGCTTGACTCAATTGGGCTATGAAAAAGCTCACAAGGAATTCAG CTTCAACACTGCACAAACTCGTGTAGCCCTTTATATGACCGCGATTGCTTCGGTTTCAGGTTCTGTGCAGAAACCATTAGTAAAG GTTTCTCCGGAGCTAGGATTAAAGGTCACATTATCTGGTTCAGCAGCAACTGGGGGATCACCAACAACTTTGTCACCAACATCATTACTGATTGACTGGAGAT GTGATGTTGCTCGTGATAACCCTTATGAAGTTGAGGTCACCATTCCTATAGAAAACTATGACCCTGTTCAGTTCACCCTCACAAAGATGTGTG AATATCAGCAAAGCGATGGTGGAGGTGCTACAGGAGGATGGGCCATATTTGGAGTATTATCGTGCAT AGTATTAGTTGCCTCAACACTATTCTGCTGTGGAGGGTTCATTTACAAGACACGAGTGTATAATCAG CGTGGGCTTGATGCATTGCCTGGAGTGACACTTTTATCTGCATGTTTGGAAACT GTAAGCGGGGTAGGCCATGGCTATTCACGACCAGATGATGTCAATAATCCATTTGCAAATCAAGCTTCATGGGAGCGTCAACCTGCTTCTACTCAAGCAACAGGGAGAACTAGTGAAGTTAGGTACGGATCAATCTGA